A single genomic interval of Oryza sativa Japonica Group chromosome 7, ASM3414082v1 harbors:
- the LOC4343311 gene encoding uncharacterized protein, with translation MAGTSTMAPWSDLPSDLLGLVIARLPFPADRARFRAVCRAWHSALRRHVAAPPQLPWIVLPEGTFVTVSDGGVHRMAFPESNTVCIGSTDGWLALHRTDNDDDDSVDGARTTKTRHTFLLHNPFTGATVPLAELGDILDDDFFEEFRVCKVIIRSHPNGGGHLVAVMTNHWDCPLILCQPGKGIWTPDSCTMPFVRVVDIAFFADKLYLITKAEDLFAVDLADDKDGKPTVTSVERIIRQPRSPDGVIDAFRWSDDEDDDDGDAQDNDGDASTNDHDESLNQEGDSENDSEIEPVGDDGIDDVGHQWQYLTGEDLIWKTTKYELEGDDYAVNGSWHLLESSGRLLMVRRECLIAAFVKDADHTRSVDVSKADMDAGTWVPVTGGGLGGQAIFLSELFNKSMPAPAHGEVLEDTMYFVDTPDVWDLKSGTRRPFTRSIGFFDLDRTWVFPPELIV, from the coding sequence ATGGCGGGAACGTCGACGATGGCGCCGTGGTCCGACCTCCCGTCTGATCTGCTGGGCCTCGTCATCGCCCGCCTGCCCTTCCCCGCCGACCGCGCGCGCTTCCGCGCTGTGTGCCGCGCCTGGCACTCCGCCCTgcgccgccacgtcgccgccccgccGCAGCTCCCGTGGATCGTGCTCCCGGAAGGCACCTTCGTCACGGTCTCCGACGGCGGCGTCCACCGCATGGCTTTCCCCGAGAGCAACACCGTCTGCATTGGCTCCACCGACGGCTGGCTCGCCCTCCACCGCACCGACAACGATGACGATGACAGCGTCGATGGCGCCAGGACGACGAAGACGAGGCACACGTTCCTCCTGCACAACCCTTTCACCGGCGCCACCGTGCCGCTCGCCGAGCTGGGCGACATCCTCGACGACGACTTCTTTGAGGAGTTCAGAGTCTGCAAGGTGATCATCCGGTCCCACCCCAATGGCGGCGGTCACCTCGTCGCCGTCATGACCAACCACTGGGACTGCCCTTTGATCCTGTGCCAGCCAGGGAAGGGCATCTGGACGCCTGATTCTTGCACGATGCCATTCGTCCGTGTCGTCGACATTGCCTTCTTCGCGGACAAGCTTTATCTAATTACAAAAGCCGAGGACCtcttcgccgtcgacctcgccgacgACAAAGACGGCAAGCCCACCGTCACCAGCGTCGAGCGCATCATCAGACAACCGAGAAGCCCTGATGGCGTAATCGACGCGTTTAGGTGGAGcgacgatgaagacgacgacgacggcgacgcacaAGACAATGACGGTGACGCATCGACCAACGACCATGATGAGTCATTAAACCAAGAGGGAGACAGCGAGAACGATAGCGAAATTGAGCCCGTCGGTGATGATGGCATCGACGACGTCGGCCATCAGTGGCAGTACCTCACCGGTGAGGATCTCATTTGGAAGACTACAAAGTACGAGTTAGAGGGGGACGACTACGCAGTTAACGGTAGCTGGCACCTCCTGGAGTCGTCTGGCCGGTTGCTCATGGTGAGACGGGAGTGTTTAATCGCGGCCTTCGTCAAGGACGCCGACCACACCCGCAGCGTGGATGTCTCTAAGGCCGACATGGACGCCGGCACATGGGTTCCGGTCACCGGCGGCGGTCTAGGTGGCCAAGCAATCTTCCTCAGTGAACTCTTCAACAAGTCCATGCCTGCTCCCGCACACGGCGAGGTTTTAGAGGACACGATGTATTTCGTCGACACACCGGACGTGTGGGACTTGAAATCCGGTACTAGGAGGCCGTTTACACGAAGCATCGGGTTCTTTGATTTGGACAGAACGTGGGTTTTTCCTCCAGAGTTGATTGTTTAA